In Populus alba chromosome 9, ASM523922v2, whole genome shotgun sequence, a genomic segment contains:
- the LOC118053757 gene encoding receptor-like protein kinase HERK 1: MMGGGGSRIVICVLLTVLILAFLSSGFTPVDNYLIDCGSPTNTTVGGRVFVADDSASIFLSTPKSTSARSSKSVTSGDDSPLYQTARIFDGTSKYSFSIRQPGRHWIRLYFNPFVSGSYDMSGASFDVSTPNHVFLSNFSVKTSVVKEFSANVTSKDLVITLTPSGNSFAFLNALEVVSVPDELITDDADTFNPAGRFKGLPGQALETVHRVNMGGPTVSFENDTLGRTWVPDKSYLIGNNLAINVFNIAAVKYVGGGATQDSAPNAVYGTAIRMNSENDPNSNFNVTWEFNVNPGFQYLVRFHFCDIVSSSLNNLYFNVYIDSWLVAENVDPSSFANALAVAFYKDFVTAATVSNKLRVSIGPTSTMAGVYPNAILNGLEIMKMNNSLGSLSGPAPDISDSSSKKNVGVIVGLSIGAVILVLLAGFFFVFCRKRRLARQGNSKMWIPLSINGANSHTMGSKYSNGTTATLDSNLGYCIPFAAVHEATNNFDESWVIGIGGFGKVYKGVLNDGTKVAVKRGNPRSQQGLAEFQTEIEMLSQFRHRHLVSLIGYCDEKNEMILIYEYMENGTLKSHLYGSGSPSLCWKDRLEICIGAARGLHYLHTGYAKAVIHRDVKSANILLDENLMAKVADFGLSKTGPEIDQTHVSTAVKGSFGYLDPEYFRRQQLTEKSDIYSFGVVLFEVLCARPVIDPSLPREMVNLAEWAMKWQKKGQLEEIIDPTLVGKIRPDSLRKFGETAEKCLADFGVDRPSMGDVLWNLEYALQLQEAVVPGDPEDNSINMIGELSPQINNFSHTDSSVSAAKFEASSVDDLSGVSMSRVFSQLVKSEGR; this comes from the coding sequence ATGATGGGTGGTGGAGGATCTAGAATTGTCATTTGTGTACTTCTTACAGTCTTAATCTTGGCATTTTTGTCTAGTGGATTTACCCCTGTAGACAATTATCTTATAGATTGTGGATCACCCACCAATACTACAGTGGGTGGCCGTGTTTTTGTTGCTGATGACTCTGCCTCAATCTTTCTTTCAACCCCGAAAAGCACTTCGGCAAGGAGTTCGAAATCTGTCACTTCCGGAGATGATTCACCACTTTATCAAACAGCAAGAATCTTTGACGGAACCTCAAAGTACTCCTTTTCGATTCGTCAACCTGGGAGGCATTGGATTCGCCTGTATTTCAATCCATTTGTTAGTGGTAGTTATGACATGAGCGGTGCGAGTTTTGATGTTTCCACCCCAAACCATGTCTTCCTCAGCAATTTCAGTGTGAAGACTTCTGTTGTCAAAGAATTTTCAGCTAATGTAACCTCGAAGGATCTTGTTATCACTCTCACTCCCTCTGGCAATTCATTCGCCTTCTTAAATGCCTTGGAAGTCGTTTCAGTTCCTGATGAGCTCATTACAGATGATGCCGACACTTTTAATCCAGCGGGGAGATTCAAAGGCCTGCCAGGGCAGGCACTGGAAACAGTTCATAGGGTGAACATGGGTGGACCAACAGTTTCCTTTGAGAATGATACCCTTGGGAGAACTTGGGTTCCTGACAAAAGTTATCTCATTGGAAATAATCTTGCTATCAACGTGTTCAATATTGCAGCTGTCAAGTATGTAGGTGGTGGGGCAACTCAGGATTCTGCTCCAAATGCTGTGTATGGTACTGCCATTAGAATGAACTCAGAGAATGATCCCAACAGCAACTTCAACGTGACCTGGGAGTTCAATGTGAATCCAGGTTTTCAGTATCTTGTTAGGTTTCACTTCTGTGATATAGTAAGTAGCAGTCTTAACAATCTCTACTTCAATGTTTACATTGACTCCTGGCTTGTTGCCGAGAATGTAGATCCAAGCAGTTTTGCAAATGCTTTGGCTGTTGCATTTTATAAGGATTTTGTTACTGCAGCAACAGTCAGCAATAAACTTCGTGTGAGTATTGGCCCAACTAGCACCATGGCTGGTGTCTACCCCAATGCAATTCTAAATGGATTGGAGATCATGAAAATGAACAACTCCTTGGGCAGCCTCAGTGGGCCAGCTCCTGATATTTCAGATTCAAGTTCGAAGAAGAATGTTGGTGTGATAGTGGGCTTAAGCATCGGAGCAGTTATCCTAGTGTTGTTGGCTGGAtttttctttgtgttctgcAGAAAGAGAAGGCTGGCACGCCAAGGCAATTCTAAGATGTGGATTCCTTTATCCATCAATGGAGCAAATTCTCACACCATGGGTAGTAAATACTCAAATGGAACAACCGCTACTCTTGATTCTAATTTGGGGTATTGTATTCCTTTTGCAGCAGTTCATGAGGCGACAAACAATTTTGATGAGAGTTGGGTTATTGGAATTGGTGGTTTTGGGAAGGTATACAAAGGAGTTTTGAATGATGGTACAAAAGTGGCTGTTAAAAGGGGAAATCCACGCTCCCAACAGGGACTTGCAGAGTTCCAAACTGAAATTGAGATGCTCTCTCAATTCCGGCATCGCCATCTGGTTTCGTTGATTGGGTACTGTGATGAAAAGAATGAAATGATCTTGATTTATGAATACATGGAGAATGGGACTCTCAAGAGTCATCTCTATGGCTCAGGTTCTCCCAGCTTGTGTTGGAAGGACAGGCTTGAGATATGCATTGGAGCAGCTAGAGGACTTCATTACCTTCACACTGGCTATGCAAAAGCAGTTATACATCGTGATGTAAAGTCTGCTAACATCTTGCTCGATGAGAATCTCATGGCCAAAGTAGCTGATTTTGGGCTTTCTAAGACAGGACCTGAAATTGATCAGACTCATGTGAGCACAGCAGTGAAGGGCAGCTTTGGATACCTTGATCCTGAGTATTTTAGAAGGCAACAACTGACTGAGAAATCAGATATCTATTCATTTGGGGTGGTATTGTTTGAAGTTCTTTGTGCCAGACCGGTTATAGATCCATCCCTTCCAAGAGAAATGGTTAACTTAGCTGAATGGGCAATGAAATGGCAGAAGAAAGGACAGCTGGAAGAAATAATAGACCCTACTCTTGTGGGGAAAATAAGACCAGATTCACTTAGGAAGTTTGGAGAAACTGCTGAGAAATGCTTAGCTGACTTTGGGGTTGACAGGCCTTCTATGGGAGATGTCTTGTGGAATCTGGAGTATGCCCTTCAACTACAAGAGGCAGTTGTTCCAGGCGATCCCGAAGACAACAGTATTAATATGATTGGCGAGCTCTCTCCGCAAATCAACAATTTCAGCCATACtgatagtagtgtttctgctgcaaaattTGAAGCCTCGAGTGTGGATGATCTCTCAGGTGTTTCAATGAGCAGGGTATTCTCACAGCTGGTTAAGTCTGAGGGCAGATAG